The following are from one region of the Betta splendens chromosome 15, fBetSpl5.4, whole genome shotgun sequence genome:
- the zfp36l2 gene encoding mRNA decay activator protein ZFP36L2 isoform X1, with protein sequence MKEGVRQQIWGNEMSATVLSAFYDMDLLYKQQDKSMNMNALHINSMLDKKAVGAPVTTPGSGGSFAPGFFRKSSISNVDAINNGNKYTMGSYGSLKENTPNGGSSSAAAAAAATALMNKENKFRDRAYSESAERGVLQQKPGSQINSSRYKTELCRPFEENGSCKYGEKCQFAHGYHELRSLSRHPKYKTEPCRTFHTIGFCPYGPRCHFIHNAEERRPAPAANANVQAAEPRSARELCGYGQRDALRPQQQQLGFSQRDRPKLHHSLSFSGFSTHHGLESPLLDSPTSRTPPPGPSASTCTSASSFYEEALSPSSAPCIHSAFSFPGQDLKALLAPLAVHGPSGYSSNHSSSAYYGSLQGGVCPPSPPTYNMSHLQALRRLNESPVFEPPPSPPDSLSDRESYASGSLSSSGSLSGSESPSLDAGRRLPIFSRLSISDD encoded by the exons ATGAAAGAGGGAGTGCGGCAACAAATCTGGGGAAACGAGATGTCTGCGACCGTCTTGTCAGCTTTCTACGACATGGACTTGCTTTACAAG cagcaggataaaagcatgaacatgaacgcGCTCCACATCAACAGCATGCTGGACAAGAAAGCGGTGGGCGCTCCGGTCACGACTCCGGGCTCGGGCGGCTCCTTCGCGCCGGGATTTTTCCGCAAGAGCTCCATCAGCAACGTGGACGCGATCAACAACGGCAACAAGTACACGATGGGCTCGTACGGCAGTCTGAAGGAGAACACGCCGaacggcggcagcagcagcgccgccgccgccgccgccgccacggcCCTCATGAACAAGGAGAACAAGTTCCGCGACCGCGCGTACAGCGAGAGCGCGGAGCGGGGcgtgctgcagcagaagcccGGCTCGCAGATCAACTCCAGCCGCTACAAGACCGAGCTGTGCCGGCCCTTCGAGGAGAACGGCTCGTGCAAGTACGGGGAGAAATGCCAGTTCGCCCACGGCTACCACGAGCTCAGGAGCTTGTCTCGCCACCCCAAGTACAAAACCGAGCCGTGCCGCACTTTCCACACCATCGGTTTCTGCCCCTACGGCCCCCGGTGTCACTTCATCCACAACGCCGAGGAGCGCCGGCCCGCTCCGGCCGCCAACGCCAACGTGCAGGCGGCGGAGCCCCGGTCCGCGCGGGAGCTGTGCGGCTACGGCCAGAGGGACGCGCTGcgtccgcagcagcagcagctcggcttCTCGCAGCGGGACCGACCAAAGCTCCACCACAGCCTCAGCTTCTCCGGCTTCTCCACCCACCACGGGCTCGAGTCCCCCCTGCTGGACAGCCCCACGTCCCGGACCCCCCCGCCGGGCCCCAGCgcctccacctgcacctccGCCTCCAGCTTCTACGAGGAGGCGCTGTCCCCCAGCTCCGCGCCCTGCATCCACAGTGCCTTCTCCTTCCCCGGGCAGGATCTAAAAGCCCTGCTGGCTCCCCTGGCGGTGCACGGCCCCAGCGGCTACAGCAGCAACCACTCCAGCAGCGCCTACTACGGGAGCCTGCAGGGCGGCGTGTGCCCGCCCTCCCCTCCGACCTACAACATGAGCCACCTGCAGGCGCTGCGCCGCCTCAACGAGTCGCCGGTGTTCGAGCCTCCTCCCAGCCCGCCCGACTCGCTCTCTGACCGGGAGAGCTACGCGAGCGGGTCCCTCAGCTCTTCCGGGAGCCTCAGCGGCTCCGAGTCCCCGAGTCTGGACGCTGGAAGGCGTTTGCCAATCTTCAGCAGGCTGTCGATTTCAGACGAC
- the zfp36l2 gene encoding mRNA decay activator protein ZFP36L2 isoform X2, protein MKEGVRQQIWGNEMSATVLSAFYDMDLLYKQDKSMNMNALHINSMLDKKAVGAPVTTPGSGGSFAPGFFRKSSISNVDAINNGNKYTMGSYGSLKENTPNGGSSSAAAAAAATALMNKENKFRDRAYSESAERGVLQQKPGSQINSSRYKTELCRPFEENGSCKYGEKCQFAHGYHELRSLSRHPKYKTEPCRTFHTIGFCPYGPRCHFIHNAEERRPAPAANANVQAAEPRSARELCGYGQRDALRPQQQQLGFSQRDRPKLHHSLSFSGFSTHHGLESPLLDSPTSRTPPPGPSASTCTSASSFYEEALSPSSAPCIHSAFSFPGQDLKALLAPLAVHGPSGYSSNHSSSAYYGSLQGGVCPPSPPTYNMSHLQALRRLNESPVFEPPPSPPDSLSDRESYASGSLSSSGSLSGSESPSLDAGRRLPIFSRLSISDD, encoded by the exons ATGAAAGAGGGAGTGCGGCAACAAATCTGGGGAAACGAGATGTCTGCGACCGTCTTGTCAGCTTTCTACGACATGGACTTGCTTTACAAG caggataaaagcatgaacatgaacgcGCTCCACATCAACAGCATGCTGGACAAGAAAGCGGTGGGCGCTCCGGTCACGACTCCGGGCTCGGGCGGCTCCTTCGCGCCGGGATTTTTCCGCAAGAGCTCCATCAGCAACGTGGACGCGATCAACAACGGCAACAAGTACACGATGGGCTCGTACGGCAGTCTGAAGGAGAACACGCCGaacggcggcagcagcagcgccgccgccgccgccgccgccacggcCCTCATGAACAAGGAGAACAAGTTCCGCGACCGCGCGTACAGCGAGAGCGCGGAGCGGGGcgtgctgcagcagaagcccGGCTCGCAGATCAACTCCAGCCGCTACAAGACCGAGCTGTGCCGGCCCTTCGAGGAGAACGGCTCGTGCAAGTACGGGGAGAAATGCCAGTTCGCCCACGGCTACCACGAGCTCAGGAGCTTGTCTCGCCACCCCAAGTACAAAACCGAGCCGTGCCGCACTTTCCACACCATCGGTTTCTGCCCCTACGGCCCCCGGTGTCACTTCATCCACAACGCCGAGGAGCGCCGGCCCGCTCCGGCCGCCAACGCCAACGTGCAGGCGGCGGAGCCCCGGTCCGCGCGGGAGCTGTGCGGCTACGGCCAGAGGGACGCGCTGcgtccgcagcagcagcagctcggcttCTCGCAGCGGGACCGACCAAAGCTCCACCACAGCCTCAGCTTCTCCGGCTTCTCCACCCACCACGGGCTCGAGTCCCCCCTGCTGGACAGCCCCACGTCCCGGACCCCCCCGCCGGGCCCCAGCgcctccacctgcacctccGCCTCCAGCTTCTACGAGGAGGCGCTGTCCCCCAGCTCCGCGCCCTGCATCCACAGTGCCTTCTCCTTCCCCGGGCAGGATCTAAAAGCCCTGCTGGCTCCCCTGGCGGTGCACGGCCCCAGCGGCTACAGCAGCAACCACTCCAGCAGCGCCTACTACGGGAGCCTGCAGGGCGGCGTGTGCCCGCCCTCCCCTCCGACCTACAACATGAGCCACCTGCAGGCGCTGCGCCGCCTCAACGAGTCGCCGGTGTTCGAGCCTCCTCCCAGCCCGCCCGACTCGCTCTCTGACCGGGAGAGCTACGCGAGCGGGTCCCTCAGCTCTTCCGGGAGCCTCAGCGGCTCCGAGTCCCCGAGTCTGGACGCTGGAAGGCGTTTGCCAATCTTCAGCAGGCTGTCGATTTCAGACGAC